A genomic stretch from Flavobacterium sp. KS-LB2 includes:
- a CDS encoding DUF1761 domain-containing protein — protein MEINFLALFVAALSTLVVGFVWYNPKVFGTIWMKESGMTEEKMQGGNMLLTFGVSLLYAFFISLILQMLTIHQFGALGMVGGDPSIAKPSYEAFMADYGMAFRSFKHGALHGFMTGLFLALPIIGTNALYERRSFKYTLVTGGFWIVCFMIMGGIICAWK, from the coding sequence ATGGAAATCAATTTTTTAGCACTTTTTGTAGCAGCGTTATCTACACTAGTAGTAGGATTTGTGTGGTATAATCCAAAAGTTTTTGGCACTATTTGGATGAAGGAGTCTGGAATGACCGAAGAAAAAATGCAAGGCGGAAATATGCTCTTGACATTTGGAGTTTCATTACTATATGCTTTTTTCATTAGCCTTATACTACAGATGTTAACAATACATCAATTTGGGGCTTTAGGAATGGTTGGTGGTGATCCAAGCATCGCAAAACCTTCATACGAAGCTTTCATGGCAGATTACGGAATGGCTTTTAGATCTTTCAAGCATGGTGCACTACATGGCTTTATGACCGGCCTATTTTTAGCCTTGCCAATCATAGGAACTAATGCATTATATGAAAGACGAAGTTTCAAATATACCCTTGTAACAGGCGGTTTTTGGATTGTATGCTTTATGATTATGGGAGGTATTATTTGCGCCTGGAAATAA
- a CDS encoding GNAT family N-acetyltransferase, with the protein MNTAYSFKIYSTTTQLPSNWDDLAVSTIFLSKKYLEILEKSAPENMACHFIGLFKNETLIGIALSQFLDLNQLESFGDRDKCIKTTIRNLVFRNFGSHVLVIGNNMLTGQNSFALSESIDKKKALQTLRSATTALKKMFQSKGKKIHITTYKDFHKEDLTNFGIPEFKNDYQFSTQPNMIFYINENWRSEQDYIDSLSKKYRDQYKRARKKAVVIEKRKMHLEDIIAHEDTIYDLYLHVAKNAPFNTFFLPKTHFRIFKETFRDKFLFYGYFIGEKLIGFNTLIKNGPVMETYFLGYDESIQREKMLYLNMLYDMIAYSINKGFKEIIFARTALEIKSSVGAKPIKMYGFIAHSNQIVNSYMSKIFRYLEPETNWQERNPFK; encoded by the coding sequence TTGAACACAGCTTATTCTTTTAAAATTTATAGCACTACAACGCAACTTCCCTCAAACTGGGATGATTTAGCTGTTTCAACTATTTTTTTATCCAAAAAATACCTAGAGATTTTAGAAAAATCAGCTCCTGAAAACATGGCGTGTCATTTTATTGGGCTATTCAAAAATGAAACTTTAATTGGTATTGCTCTTTCTCAATTTTTAGATTTAAACCAACTGGAATCTTTTGGAGATCGGGATAAATGTATTAAAACTACTATTCGAAATTTAGTTTTCAGGAATTTCGGTTCTCATGTTCTCGTGATTGGAAACAATATGTTGACTGGACAAAATTCTTTTGCATTATCTGAATCTATTGATAAAAAAAAAGCACTGCAAACCTTGAGATCAGCAACAACAGCATTGAAAAAAATGTTCCAATCTAAAGGAAAAAAGATTCATATTACCACCTATAAAGATTTTCACAAAGAAGACCTTACGAACTTTGGCATTCCGGAATTCAAGAATGATTATCAGTTTTCGACACAACCAAATATGATTTTCTACATTAACGAAAACTGGAGGTCAGAACAAGATTACATCGACTCGCTTTCAAAAAAATATAGAGATCAATATAAAAGAGCCCGAAAAAAAGCAGTCGTTATTGAGAAAAGAAAAATGCATTTAGAAGATATAATAGCCCATGAAGATACTATTTATGACTTGTATCTTCATGTGGCTAAAAACGCTCCTTTCAACACTTTTTTTCTACCTAAAACCCACTTCAGAATTTTTAAAGAAACCTTTAGAGATAAATTTCTTTTTTACGGCTATTTTATTGGCGAAAAATTAATTGGATTTAATACGTTAATAAAAAACGGTCCCGTAATGGAAACCTATTTTCTTGGATATGACGAAAGCATTCAACGCGAAAAAATGTTGTATTTAAACATGCTATATGACATGATAGCATATTCTATTAACAAAGGTTTTAAGGAAATTATATTTGCAAGAACGGCATTGGAAATAAAAAGTTCTGTTGGGGCAAAACCTATAAAAATGTATGGATTTATAGCTCATAGCAATCAAATTGTCAATTCGTATATGTCAAAAATATTTAGATACCTAGAGCCCGAAACGAATTGGCAGGAACGAAACCCATTTAAATAA
- a CDS encoding App1 family protein produces MKPILKLYRGYANEQELIVMGHVFKPTTIQEYNFQKKNLKNATSVIKMFQIKTQANADVYLEHNNSKIHTKTLIDGYFKFCVPLDQNTTYGWIDYEVSIVYKKELITTRDSYIRPHKGNLGIISDIDDTFLVSHTLNPLKKLYVLLFKNVNKRKIYDDVVTHYQALSTAGRENKGEFNAFFYVSSSEWNLYRFITKFTEIHKLPKAVLLLKDIKTSLTDFFFTGRGNHNHKFDKIKHILEFYPNLEYVLLGDDSQHDPYLYEAICKIFPVTVKAVYIRQTGTRKKEKVTAVLKNLETLNVSVCYFKNSSEAIEHSKMIGIIA; encoded by the coding sequence ATGAAACCAATTTTAAAATTATATCGTGGCTATGCCAATGAACAGGAATTGATTGTTATGGGTCATGTTTTTAAACCTACAACAATTCAAGAATATAATTTTCAAAAAAAGAATCTAAAAAATGCTACTTCGGTAATTAAAATGTTTCAAATAAAAACACAAGCAAACGCCGATGTATACTTGGAACACAACAATTCCAAAATCCATACCAAAACATTAATCGACGGTTATTTTAAATTTTGCGTTCCATTAGACCAAAACACTACATATGGCTGGATTGATTATGAAGTAAGTATTGTCTACAAAAAGGAGCTCATCACCACTCGAGACAGCTATATTAGACCTCACAAAGGGAATTTAGGAATCATATCTGATATTGATGATACTTTTTTAGTTTCGCACACATTGAATCCTCTGAAGAAATTATATGTTTTATTATTTAAAAACGTAAATAAAAGAAAAATATACGATGATGTTGTTACTCATTATCAAGCTTTAAGCACCGCAGGAAGAGAGAACAAGGGAGAATTCAATGCTTTTTTCTATGTCTCTAGCAGCGAATGGAACTTGTATCGTTTTATTACAAAATTCACCGAAATTCATAAACTTCCAAAAGCAGTTTTATTATTGAAGGATATAAAAACAAGCCTCACTGATTTTTTCTTTACCGGCAGAGGCAATCACAATCATAAATTTGACAAAATAAAACACATTTTAGAATTTTATCCCAATTTAGAATATGTACTTCTTGGAGATGATTCACAACATGATCCCTATTTATACGAGGCAATTTGCAAAATTTTTCCCGTTACCGTAAAAGCCGTTTATATAAGACAAACTGGAACAAGAAAAAAAGAAAAAGTCACAGCCGTTTTGAAAAATTTAGAAACCCTAAACGTTTCTGTTTGTTATTTCAAAAATAGTAGTGAAGCCATTGAGCACTCAAAAATGATTGGGATTATCGCATAA
- the era gene encoding GTPase Era, which produces MSHKAGFVNIIGNPNVGKSTLMNAFVGERLSIITSKAQTTRHRILGIVNGEDFQLILSDTPGIIKPAYEMQESMMNFVKSAFEDADVLIYMVEIGEQELKDEAFFNKIIHSKIPVLLLLNKIDNSNQEQLEQQVAFWTEKVPNAEIYPISALQNFNVPEVFQRIITLLPESPAYYPKDQLTDKPERFFVNETIREKILLNYSKEIPYAVEIVTEEFFEDDNIIRIRSLIMVERETQKGIVIGHKGAALKKVGTEAREDLEKFFGKQIHIELYVKVNKNWRSNANMLKRFGYNQ; this is translated from the coding sequence ATGTCACATAAAGCAGGTTTTGTAAACATTATCGGGAATCCAAATGTGGGTAAATCAACCTTAATGAACGCCTTCGTTGGAGAACGATTGTCTATCATCACATCAAAAGCACAAACAACGCGTCATAGAATTCTAGGAATTGTAAACGGAGAAGATTTTCAATTAATCCTATCGGATACGCCAGGAATCATCAAGCCAGCTTACGAAATGCAGGAATCGATGATGAACTTTGTGAAGTCGGCTTTTGAAGATGCTGATGTTTTGATTTACATGGTCGAAATTGGAGAGCAGGAACTTAAGGATGAAGCGTTTTTTAATAAAATCATCCACTCGAAAATTCCGGTTTTGCTGCTGCTTAACAAAATTGACAATTCGAATCAAGAACAATTAGAGCAACAAGTGGCGTTTTGGACAGAGAAAGTGCCGAATGCTGAAATCTATCCAATATCAGCCTTGCAAAATTTTAATGTTCCTGAGGTTTTTCAAAGAATCATTACACTTTTGCCAGAGTCGCCAGCCTATTACCCAAAGGATCAATTGACGGATAAACCAGAACGTTTTTTTGTGAATGAAACTATTCGTGAGAAAATCTTACTGAATTACAGTAAAGAAATTCCGTACGCAGTTGAAATTGTTACCGAAGAATTTTTTGAAGATGACAATATCATTCGCATTCGTTCTTTAATTATGGTGGAACGCGAAACTCAAAAAGGAATTGTGATTGGTCATAAAGGTGCCGCTTTAAAAAAGGTAGGAACTGAGGCGCGTGAAGATTTAGAGAAATTCTTTGGAAAACAAATTCACATTGAGCTTTACGTAAAAGTGAACAAAAACTGGAGAAGTAACGCAAATATGTTGAAGCGTTTTGGGTATAATCAATAG
- a CDS encoding 4a-hydroxytetrahydrobiopterin dehydratase, with the protein MKTYSEETIKTELKMLKEWQFDTNTILKKFVFSDFTQALGFIVQVGVMAEKRNHHPELFNVYNKVTIRLTTHDAGGVTDKDLDLAKAIDEIQ; encoded by the coding sequence ATGAAAACCTATTCAGAAGAGACAATTAAAACTGAGTTAAAAATGCTAAAGGAGTGGCAGTTTGATACAAATACGATTTTGAAAAAGTTTGTTTTCTCAGATTTTACTCAAGCATTAGGTTTTATAGTGCAAGTAGGTGTGATGGCTGAGAAAAGAAACCACCATCCAGAATTATTCAATGTCTATAATAAAGTGACTATAAGGTTAACTACACATGATGCTGGCGGTGTTACGGATAAGGATTTAGATTTAGCCAAAGCAATTGATGAAATCCAATAA
- a CDS encoding diacylglycerol/lipid kinase family protein has protein sequence MKNNSILVVNPISGDVDKAELIDAATVFAAKENLNLIIYNTSGVSDIENIKVLYKTYKPERIIVAGGDGTIKMVAEAMEAHDVIIGILPAGSANGLAVDLNLPSTIEENLEIAFHNDYIEMDMIAINGKKSIHLSDLGVNAEMIKNYENSSIRGKWGYAIQTFTTLIDLDAPFTAKITGDFDTIECTARMIVIANSQKYGTGVSINPNGVMDDGKFELVILKNLDLIVLGKIISGNMPVELEDVEIISTDKAVVTTNVPVSFQIDGEYCGTETKLNIEILPKQLKVAIPNLNNSVI, from the coding sequence TTGAAAAATAATAGTATACTGGTTGTAAATCCAATCTCTGGAGATGTTGATAAAGCAGAATTGATTGATGCAGCAACAGTTTTTGCAGCAAAAGAGAATTTAAATCTCATTATTTATAATACTTCCGGAGTGTCAGATATTGAGAATATAAAAGTGCTCTATAAAACCTATAAACCAGAACGAATTATTGTGGCTGGAGGCGATGGAACCATAAAAATGGTTGCTGAGGCAATGGAAGCTCATGATGTTATTATTGGAATTTTGCCAGCTGGTTCGGCTAATGGGCTGGCGGTAGATTTAAATTTGCCTTCCACAATCGAAGAAAACTTAGAAATTGCATTTCATAACGATTACATAGAAATGGATATGATTGCAATCAATGGAAAAAAAAGTATTCATTTAAGCGACTTGGGTGTAAATGCAGAAATGATTAAGAACTATGAAAATAGTAGTATTCGCGGAAAATGGGGATATGCAATCCAAACATTTACAACTTTAATTGACTTAGACGCCCCTTTTACTGCAAAAATAACAGGAGACTTTGATACTATTGAATGTACAGCAAGGATGATTGTCATTGCGAATTCTCAAAAATACGGCACTGGAGTTTCTATTAATCCAAATGGAGTTATGGATGATGGAAAGTTTGAGTTAGTTATTTTGAAAAATTTAGATTTAATAGTGCTCGGGAAAATTATTTCTGGAAATATGCCTGTCGAACTAGAGGATGTTGAAATAATTTCTACGGATAAAGCAGTTGTAACTACAAATGTTCCTGTTAGTTTTCAAATTGATGGCGAATATTGTGGAACGGAAACAAAACTAAATATTGAAATTTTACCCAAACAATTAAAAGTGGCTATTCCGAATTTAAATAATAGTGTTATTTAA
- a CDS encoding helix-turn-helix domain-containing protein, giving the protein MAIIVNLDVMMAKRKMSLNELSEKVDLTLSNLSILKTGKAKAVRFSTLEAICKALDCQPGDILEYSKNE; this is encoded by the coding sequence ATGGCAATAATTGTGAACTTAGATGTGATGATGGCCAAACGAAAGATGTCATTAAATGAGCTATCAGAGAAGGTTGATTTGACTTTGTCAAATTTATCAATCTTGAAAACGGGTAAGGCCAAGGCGGTTCGTTTTAGTACTTTAGAAGCAATCTGTAAAGCGCTTGACTGTCAGCCAGGCGATATTTTAGAATATTCTAAGAATGAATAA
- a CDS encoding DUF2975 domain-containing protein: MSRKTNFVFKVLQVVSWIIFVGLCIQAGGFIFNTVFTLLLSPAGASKFWTEVDLAALYQFNQSHYVTPTVLMCIVAVLKSLLFFNIVQVLHHNKINLERPFNQFLAKFILTIASFAFGIGLFAYWGKGFTKFLLEQDIKMPDAADLSFGGGDVWWFMAVILLIIAQIIKKGIAMQQENELTI; encoded by the coding sequence ATGTCTAGAAAAACCAATTTTGTTTTTAAAGTATTGCAAGTGGTATCTTGGATTATTTTTGTGGGGCTTTGCATCCAGGCGGGTGGCTTTATTTTTAATACTGTTTTTACGCTGTTGCTTAGTCCTGCAGGCGCAAGTAAGTTTTGGACGGAAGTTGATTTGGCAGCTTTGTATCAATTTAATCAGTCGCATTATGTGACTCCGACTGTTTTAATGTGCATTGTAGCAGTGCTAAAATCGCTCCTTTTTTTCAATATTGTTCAAGTTTTACATCATAATAAAATTAATTTAGAGCGTCCGTTTAATCAATTTTTAGCAAAATTCATTCTCACTATTGCTTCGTTTGCTTTTGGAATAGGATTGTTTGCTTATTGGGGAAAGGGCTTTACAAAATTTCTGTTGGAGCAAGATATAAAAATGCCTGATGCTGCCGATTTAAGTTTTGGCGGTGGCGATGTGTGGTGGTTTATGGCTGTAATTTTATTGATAATTGCGCAAATCATTAAAAAAGGTATTGCTATGCAGCAAGAAAACGAACTAACAATTTAA
- a CDS encoding DUF2490 domain-containing protein, with protein MTHKFLFFCTLLCLGLHAQAVKKVDHQSILWTRYYNQLLISEKWSLHSEFDNRLFLKPTQENLYVIRIQGRYKINEHLEAGSGFAYFSVDTQVPEINPDYNTPEYRGQQDLTWKLNANKVKVTQRFQVEERFIQNANKDELLSGTTFFWRFRYRLQADCIFWKKEKQLLKAVASDEIMFNFGKNIIKNTFDQNRIYAAIHYGLNSNLAFELGYLNSFQSRSNGIDYFNRDIIRISIFHKIKISKKV; from the coding sequence ATGACTCATAAATTCCTTTTCTTTTGTACACTACTCTGTTTGGGGCTACACGCACAAGCGGTAAAAAAAGTAGATCATCAAAGCATTCTTTGGACGCGTTATTACAATCAATTGTTAATAAGCGAGAAATGGTCTTTGCATTCTGAATTTGACAACCGACTTTTTCTAAAACCAACACAAGAAAACTTATATGTCATCCGAATTCAAGGCCGTTATAAAATAAATGAACATTTAGAGGCTGGCTCTGGTTTTGCCTATTTTTCAGTTGACACTCAAGTCCCTGAAATCAATCCTGATTACAACACACCTGAATATAGAGGGCAACAGGATCTTACGTGGAAATTAAATGCTAATAAAGTAAAGGTGACACAACGTTTCCAGGTAGAAGAGCGATTTATTCAGAATGCTAATAAAGATGAGTTGCTTTCTGGCACTACATTTTTTTGGAGATTCAGATACCGACTTCAAGCAGACTGCATTTTTTGGAAAAAAGAAAAACAGTTATTAAAAGCAGTAGCATCTGATGAAATAATGTTCAATTTTGGAAAAAATATAATTAAAAACACGTTTGATCAAAATCGGATTTATGCTGCCATACATTATGGACTCAATAGCAATTTAGCATTTGAACTCGGTTATCTTAACAGTTTTCAAAGCAGAAGCAATGGAATTGATTATTTCAATAGAGACATAATCCGAATCAGTATCTTTCATAAAATTAAAATCTCAAAAAAAGTATAA
- a CDS encoding leucine-rich repeat domain-containing protein — translation MRNITTLFLIILFSFSMFADVSHTEKDALLKLYHFTNGNQWKVKWDLTAPVSSWHGVKLQDDKVIAINLENNNLVGEIPEEILNLVSLQELDLHKNQLTGSIPSSIGKLKEMKVLNLSFNRLSGIIPSSVCEMTNLKNLELYMNAISGELPMQIGALNQLEILSLFNNEIVGQIPTSLYDMKTLKTLLLNSNKLSGTLSNEVVNMTSLENLSLFDNKMNGQVPLELEKLDKLKEMNISYNMFNGLISKNLAVLDTLNMTMINDKGVAVLLEVNNVKNTAIASED, via the coding sequence ATGAGAAATATAACTACTTTATTTTTAATCATTTTGTTTTCTTTTTCAATGTTTGCAGATGTGTCTCATACAGAGAAAGATGCGTTGTTGAAGTTGTATCACTTTACTAATGGAAATCAGTGGAAAGTAAAATGGGATCTAACGGCACCAGTTTCTTCATGGCATGGAGTAAAGTTGCAAGATGATAAAGTGATTGCTATTAATTTAGAAAATAACAATCTGGTTGGTGAAATTCCAGAAGAGATTTTGAATCTAGTGAGTTTACAAGAATTAGATTTGCACAAAAACCAATTAACAGGTTCAATTCCCTCTTCAATCGGGAAATTAAAAGAAATGAAAGTATTGAATCTTTCTTTTAACAGACTATCAGGGATAATTCCATCTTCTGTTTGTGAAATGACTAATTTGAAGAATTTAGAATTGTATATGAATGCAATTTCAGGAGAATTACCAATGCAAATTGGAGCTTTGAATCAATTAGAAATACTTTCGTTATTCAACAATGAAATAGTAGGACAAATTCCAACTTCATTGTATGATATGAAAACGCTAAAAACATTACTTTTAAATAGTAATAAACTTTCAGGAACATTGAGTAATGAAGTAGTAAACATGACATCACTTGAAAATCTTAGTTTATTTGATAATAAAATGAATGGTCAAGTACCTTTGGAGCTTGAGAAATTAGATAAATTGAAGGAAATGAATATTTCTTACAACATGTTTAATGGTTTAATATCTAAGAATTTAGCAGTTTTAGATACGTTAAATATGACTATGATAAATGATAAAGGAGTTGCGGTTTTATTAGAAGTAAATAATGTTAAAAATACTGCTATAGCTTCTGAAGATTAA
- the der gene encoding ribosome biogenesis GTPase Der, which translates to MNNIVAIVGRPNVGKSTLFNRLIQRREAIVDSVSGVTRDRNYGKSEWNGKEFSVIDTGGYVRGSDDVFEGEIRKQVELAIDEADVIIFVVDVEEGITPMDDVVARLLRKVTKPVLLAVNKVDNAMREKDALEFYNLGLGDYFTFASISGSGTGDLLDALIDAFPVKPEPVQEEVVLPRFAVVGRPNAGKSSFINALIGKDRFMVTDIAGTTRDAIDTKFDRFGFEFNLVDTAGIRRKAKVKEDLEFYSVMRSVRAIEHADICILIIDATRGFEGQDQSIFWLAEKNRKGVVILVNKWDLVEKETMSTRDYEEKIKKELMPFTDVPILFVSALTKQRLLKALEATVKVYENRQQRIATSKFNEFMLKVIEAYPPPATKGKYVKIKYCMQLPTATPQFVFFANMPQYVKEPYKRYLENKIRENWDFSGVPIDIYIREK; encoded by the coding sequence ATGAATAACATTGTTGCGATAGTAGGAAGACCTAATGTAGGGAAATCGACCCTTTTTAATAGGCTGATACAAAGAAGAGAAGCTATTGTAGATTCAGTATCTGGGGTGACCCGTGATAGAAACTATGGTAAAAGCGAGTGGAACGGAAAAGAGTTTTCTGTAATTGATACCGGTGGATATGTTCGCGGATCTGATGACGTTTTTGAAGGAGAGATTCGCAAGCAAGTTGAGCTAGCGATTGATGAGGCGGATGTCATTATTTTTGTGGTGGATGTAGAAGAGGGGATTACTCCAATGGATGATGTTGTGGCGCGCTTGTTGCGTAAAGTGACTAAGCCAGTGCTTTTGGCGGTAAATAAGGTAGATAATGCCATGCGTGAAAAAGATGCTCTGGAATTTTACAACCTAGGTTTGGGTGACTATTTTACATTTGCCAGTATTTCAGGAAGTGGAACAGGTGATTTATTGGATGCATTAATAGATGCTTTTCCTGTTAAGCCAGAACCGGTTCAAGAAGAAGTAGTATTGCCACGTTTTGCGGTAGTAGGACGACCAAATGCTGGAAAATCAAGTTTTATCAATGCCTTAATTGGTAAAGATCGTTTTATGGTAACTGACATTGCGGGTACTACGCGTGATGCTATTGATACAAAATTTGATCGTTTTGGATTTGAATTCAACTTGGTCGATACTGCGGGAATCCGTCGTAAAGCTAAAGTAAAAGAGGATTTAGAATTTTACTCGGTAATGCGTTCCGTTCGTGCGATTGAACATGCTGATATTTGTATTTTGATTATTGATGCCACTCGTGGTTTTGAAGGTCAGGATCAAAGTATATTTTGGTTAGCGGAAAAGAATAGAAAAGGAGTTGTAATTCTTGTAAATAAATGGGATTTGGTTGAAAAGGAAACCATGTCTACCAGAGATTATGAGGAGAAAATTAAAAAAGAATTAATGCCGTTTACCGATGTGCCTATTCTTTTTGTTTCAGCATTAACAAAACAACGATTGTTGAAAGCATTAGAAGCAACCGTAAAAGTGTATGAAAATAGACAACAGCGTATTGCAACTTCAAAATTCAACGAATTTATGTTGAAAGTAATTGAAGCATATCCACCACCAGCAACTAAAGGGAAGTATGTGAAGATTAAATATTGTATGCAGTTGCCAACAGCTACACCGCAGTTTGTGTTTTTTGCAAACATGCCACAGTATGTTAAGGAACCATACAAGCGTTACCTTGAGAATAAAATTAGAGAAAATTGGGACTTTTCAGGAGTACCAATCGATATTTATATTAGAGAGAAATAA